Genomic segment of Hydractinia symbiolongicarpus strain clone_291-10 chromosome 5, HSymV2.1, whole genome shotgun sequence:
taaaaaagttttaattttgtgatgttcaaaaagaattaaatttaatatttagaTATTGGGAAGCAAACAGTAAGTTTAAAGAAGCTGCCGCGTTGACTCCAAGAGTTGCTAAAATATATGAAATGCAAGCTCAGGTAACATTTTCGAACATTAAAAACTGCTGTACATACTGTACTATGTGCACATATTTCAAAtagaagattttttttcaattgtaatatttttacaaaatacaaaaatctgtttgattgattgatttgagGATCATTGTCCATGTTGTAGGTCTTGTTGGAGTTAGGTGAAGTATTTCCAGCAGTACAAGCTGCTGAAACAGCCGTAATGATTGAACCGCTTTGGGCAGAAGCACATCAAACTGTTGGGAGAAGTCAAATAAGTATAGGTGAAATTGAAATTGTAAGAATGATATATactgtaaattttatttggagTCGTTTTGTATAACaacattcttttaaaacttcAGAAAGTAAGTATTTTATGGTGTAATACATTAACAACTTTTGTAACAACACATCAAAATACGCAAGATGTTGTTAATTTTTCTTCTCTTCATTTGTAGTCTCTTTTTATTAACCGAATAAATAGCACAAATTGAACAACGATTTTGATAAATTCTGGATTATTTTTTCAAGGAATAACCAAATTAAATTCACCTGAAATTGTTCATTACAATAGCGCAGTTGAAATTTTTGTAATAGGTTCAAAAAAGAAATCACGGAAACGTCGTCCTTTAGCTACATTCAATTACCTTTACAGTTTTTTTGCGATGATATAtaatattcttcactttgtttaggctttaaaaagtttttcccGTGCATATCATTTGGACCCAAGCAATAAAGAGGTAATATTTCCTGTTTACAAATTGTCATTGTAATTCATTGTAATttagcaaaaataaatttttgtgagcTTTGGGTCAGCGAATTAGCGAACTTTAGCATTCGCACAATATTTGAGAAAGGATATGCACCTGAGTTAATTAAGACAGGTGATGAGACAAGGAAGTATTTAATGAGGCTAACATTCTTAATAATATGAAAGCTGAAATTGTTTGATGGGTAGCAGATACTAGATTTAACATTGTCTAGAATCGAACCCAGCTTTTCTGAATTGTTTTAAACTctactttaattttataatgaaaTAAGAAAGAAGTACACGAAAAAGAAGAACAGCCCCCTAAACTGTTGAAGCTGAATTATTGATGGATTTAAAACAACGCTCTTGGAAAACAATTTTCTCTCGGGGCAAAAAAAGCTGACCTATATTGACTTAAACGTAGTAGTTTGCTTAAATTATTAACCCTTGTGATTCTTAAACTGTAAGATTTCCTCTGATCATTCAGATATACGAGGAAGATATATGCTACACAAAAGAACTTATAAAAGAGAAGGCCCGACTGGAAAAGCTGTCCTCTCAGAAAGACGATACCACATCCTTGTGTGCTGTTTGTTGTACAAAAGTCGAACATAAAGCCGGAATAGAGAAGCCCGTGACGAAACAAACTGTAAACGCACAACCCGTAGAAACCTGCAATGGACAGCCTGCAACAGAGGGATCTATAACAGACCAAACTGTCGCTAATAATCTCGCAAATAGCATGAGTAACGGTG
This window contains:
- the LOC130644309 gene encoding tetratricopeptide repeat protein 33-like; this encodes MEGFFKWTKKRKVAKCAAQFTDDADEKNEVTTDDWRSLLPHKRIMLEDSISKSNRLINEGISLAEKERYWEANSKFKEAAALTPRVAKIYEMQAQVLLELGEVFPAVQAAETAVMIEPLWAEAHQTVGRSQISIGEIEIALKSFSRAYHLDPSNKEIYEEDICYTKELIKEKARLEKLSSQKDDTTSLCAVCCTKVEHKAGIEKPVTKQTVNAQPVETCNGQPATEGSITDQTVANNLANSMSNGGLT